Proteins from a genomic interval of Rubinisphaera italica:
- the gnd gene encoding decarboxylating NADP(+)-dependent phosphogluconate dehydrogenase, with amino-acid sequence MKHDIGLIGLAVMGQNLVLNMANNGFSVAVYNRTTSVTDEFVNDLPDRPEDVVHSGTADRIDGYHTVEEFVQNLKTPRRVMIMVKAGGPVDAVIEQLKPLLDKGDIIIDGGNSEYADTNRRTEDLRESGFRFIGTGVSGGEEGALKGPSIMPGGDKEGWPFVKDIFQKISAKVGPNNDIPCCEWVGEAGAGHYVKMVHNGIEYGDMQLICEAYYILKHTLGLSNEELYQVFKEWNEGKLESYLIEITRDIFTVKDPETGNYLVDDILDTAKQKGTGKWMSQHALDLGVPTTLITEAVYARCLSGQKDARVRASKVLEGPEVKFDGDKKQFIDDVREALYASKLVSYAQGYVQLDAAAKEFGWKLNNGDIALLWRGGCIIRSRFLQDIKAAFDKNPDLENLLLDDFFKKAIDEAQPSWRRVVASAVNNGLPVPGFGAALTYYDGYRQDRLPANLLQAQRDYFGAHTYERVDKERGETFHTDWIRERNLT; translated from the coding sequence ATGAAACACGACATTGGATTAATCGGTCTGGCTGTGATGGGCCAGAATCTCGTTTTGAATATGGCGAATAACGGATTTTCCGTCGCTGTTTACAACCGAACCACCAGCGTGACGGATGAATTCGTCAACGATCTGCCCGATCGTCCAGAAGATGTTGTGCATTCCGGTACAGCCGACCGAATTGATGGATATCACACTGTTGAAGAGTTCGTTCAGAATTTGAAAACACCGCGTCGTGTGATGATCATGGTCAAAGCGGGTGGCCCGGTTGATGCTGTGATTGAGCAGTTGAAGCCTCTGCTTGATAAGGGGGACATCATCATTGATGGTGGGAACTCGGAATATGCCGATACGAATCGTCGGACCGAAGACTTGAGGGAATCCGGTTTCCGCTTCATCGGCACAGGCGTTTCCGGTGGAGAAGAAGGGGCTCTCAAAGGGCCGAGTATTATGCCCGGCGGCGATAAAGAAGGCTGGCCGTTTGTTAAAGATATCTTCCAGAAGATCTCTGCCAAAGTCGGACCAAACAACGACATTCCCTGTTGTGAATGGGTCGGCGAAGCGGGAGCCGGTCACTATGTGAAAATGGTGCATAACGGAATTGAATACGGCGACATGCAGCTGATCTGCGAAGCCTATTACATCCTCAAGCACACTCTCGGGTTGAGCAATGAAGAGCTGTATCAGGTCTTCAAAGAATGGAACGAAGGTAAGCTCGAAAGTTATCTGATCGAAATCACTCGCGATATTTTCACCGTGAAAGATCCCGAGACCGGCAACTATCTCGTCGACGATATTCTCGATACCGCCAAGCAGAAGGGAACTGGCAAATGGATGAGTCAGCACGCTCTCGATCTCGGTGTGCCAACGACGCTTATCACCGAAGCCGTTTACGCTCGCTGCCTCTCCGGTCAGAAAGATGCCCGTGTCCGCGCTTCCAAAGTTCTGGAAGGCCCGGAAGTCAAATTTGATGGCGACAAAAAACAGTTCATCGACGATGTTCGCGAAGCGTTGTACGCCTCGAAGCTCGTCAGCTATGCACAGGGTTATGTGCAGCTGGACGCAGCTGCCAAAGAGTTCGGCTGGAAGCTCAACAATGGCGACATCGCTTTGCTCTGGCGTGGTGGTTGTATCATTCGCTCCCGCTTCCTGCAGGATATCAAAGCTGCTTTCGATAAGAATCCCGATCTCGAAAACCTGCTACTGGACGACTTCTTCAAGAAGGCGATTGACGAAGCTCAACCGTCCTGGCGTCGCGTGGTTGCCTCAGCAGTCAACAACGGCTTGCCCGTACCGGGCTTCGGTGCCGCTTTGACTTACTACGATGGCTACCGCCAGGACCGCCTGCCGGCTAACCTGCTGCAAGCCCAACGCGATTACTTTGGTGCTCATACTTATGAACGTGTCGACAAGGAACGCGGCGAAACATTCCATACCGATTGGATCCGCGAACGCAATTTGACTTAA
- a CDS encoding SGNH/GDSL hydrolase family protein produces the protein MIDKTTEDNQGNLPKPVKSSFRKRLLILLVFGGILVGCVGFYVFFWLTHPIGSGPAGPDVNREAFEEVWSEQDVVLLGFGDSITAGYGASPGKSFFKLLVNNPEHDFEDVQGLTLSEVLPNLEVNNLALSGSTSIEQVDVLLPKIEEYPEDVFGVIVATIGGNDVIHMYGRTPPREGRCTARLSQRRSRGLVIMKNVWI, from the coding sequence GTGATCGACAAAACTACAGAAGACAATCAAGGCAATCTCCCTAAACCAGTCAAAAGTTCTTTTCGAAAACGACTTCTGATTTTACTGGTTTTTGGAGGAATCCTCGTCGGTTGCGTTGGGTTCTATGTCTTTTTCTGGCTCACACATCCCATTGGTTCCGGCCCGGCTGGTCCTGATGTGAATCGGGAAGCGTTTGAGGAAGTCTGGTCCGAACAGGACGTCGTTCTATTGGGATTTGGGGATAGTATCACAGCTGGTTATGGAGCCTCGCCAGGGAAGTCGTTTTTTAAGTTACTGGTCAACAACCCAGAACATGATTTCGAGGATGTTCAAGGTCTTACATTGAGTGAGGTTTTGCCAAATCTCGAAGTAAACAATTTGGCTTTGTCAGGCTCAACATCTATTGAGCAGGTCGATGTCTTGTTGCCTAAAATTGAAGAATATCCAGAGGATGTTTTTGGAGTTATTGTCGCCACGATTGGCGGAAATGATGTGATCCACATGTATGGCAGGACGCCACCCCGTGAAGGGCGATGTACGGCGCGACTCTCGCAGAGGCGCAGCCGTGGATTGGTAATTATGAAGAACGTCTGGATTTAA
- a CDS encoding HAD family hydrolase, with protein MTVTFSKTKDYLVGVDSDGCAFDSMEIKHKECFIPNFIKYFGLQPVSRFARETAEFTNLYSTSRGANRFVSYLMAIDMLKDRPEVEARNVELPQLHGLRDWMSRESKLGTKTIKPESEKTGDADLKLCYEWSAKVDETVADMVTGVPPFPGVKSALEKMKEKADVIVCSATPTGALETEWAEHDISQYVAEICGQEAGNKTEILTASKALGYEPDKMLMIGDAPGDMKAALAVGACFYPINPGHEEASWERFNNEALDKFFAGEFRGAYMDKVIAEFETYLPEQPPWKK; from the coding sequence ATGACCGTTACGTTTTCTAAAACTAAAGACTACCTCGTCGGTGTCGACTCTGATGGCTGTGCGTTCGATTCCATGGAGATTAAGCACAAGGAGTGCTTTATCCCAAACTTCATCAAATATTTCGGCCTGCAACCTGTGTCCCGCTTTGCCCGAGAGACAGCTGAGTTCACGAACCTGTATTCAACTTCTCGTGGTGCGAATCGCTTCGTCTCTTATCTGATGGCGATCGATATGCTCAAGGATCGTCCTGAAGTTGAGGCTCGAAATGTCGAACTGCCTCAACTGCATGGACTTCGCGACTGGATGAGTCGGGAGTCGAAACTGGGCACAAAGACGATCAAGCCGGAATCGGAAAAGACAGGTGATGCTGATCTCAAACTCTGCTACGAATGGTCGGCTAAAGTCGATGAAACCGTAGCCGATATGGTCACGGGCGTTCCACCATTTCCTGGTGTGAAGTCAGCTCTGGAAAAGATGAAAGAAAAAGCCGACGTCATCGTATGCTCAGCTACTCCAACGGGAGCGTTGGAAACCGAGTGGGCTGAGCACGATATTTCACAATATGTCGCGGAAATTTGTGGTCAGGAAGCCGGGAATAAAACCGAAATCCTCACCGCCTCCAAAGCCCTCGGCTACGAACCTGATAAGATGTTGATGATTGGCGATGCCCCCGGCGACATGAAAGCGGCTCTGGCCGTCGGTGCCTGCTTCTATCCGATTAACCCCGGACACGAAGAAGCCAGCTGGGAACGCTTCAACAACGAAGCCCTCGACAAATTCTTCGCCGGAGAATTCCGCGGAGCTTACATGGACAAAGTAATTGCGGAATTTGAAACCTATCTCCCCGAGCAACCGCCCTGGAAGAAGTAA
- a CDS encoding diphosphate--fructose-6-phosphate 1-phosphotransferase, with amino-acid sequence MAKNMIVAQSGGPSPVINNTLRGIVETARELSEIGTVYGGWHGIEGVLKEELINLTDQCPEEIALLRTTPAAGSIGTCRYKLKDHQNEDFDRIMEIFKAHDIGYFVYIGGNDSMDTANKVANVARERGLDVVGIGGPKTIDNDVGDSEFKLIDHTPGYGSTARYWSNYIQMSNEENNGSCPADPVLVMQAMGRKIGYIPAAARLADPNREMPLQIYLAERKVNIEEVRENINKTLKEHGRAMVVVSEGLEIDGLEIPEEFVVRDSFGHAMLSSSKITVGQMLVNALNEKPLAVKGKARCNVSGTHQRNDIVHASNVDLAESYYVGQKAALLAANGEHGYMASILRADRENYTIEYGKAPLPEVANSERHFPQEWITPCGTDVTDDFIKYARPLIGDNWVSVPVIDGRIRLARMKPIFADQKLDKYVPQADR; translated from the coding sequence ATGGCAAAAAACATGATTGTCGCCCAGTCGGGCGGACCCTCTCCGGTTATCAACAATACTTTGCGCGGAATTGTTGAGACGGCTCGCGAACTTTCGGAAATCGGCACTGTTTACGGTGGCTGGCACGGCATTGAAGGCGTGCTCAAAGAAGAACTGATTAACCTGACCGATCAGTGTCCCGAAGAAATCGCTCTGCTCCGCACAACTCCCGCTGCCGGCTCGATCGGAACTTGTCGTTATAAGCTCAAAGATCATCAGAACGAAGATTTCGACCGGATCATGGAAATCTTCAAAGCTCACGACATCGGCTATTTCGTCTACATTGGCGGAAACGATTCGATGGATACCGCCAACAAAGTCGCCAATGTCGCTCGCGAACGTGGGCTCGATGTGGTCGGCATCGGCGGACCGAAAACGATTGATAACGATGTCGGGGACAGCGAATTCAAATTGATCGACCACACACCAGGCTACGGCAGTACTGCCCGTTACTGGAGTAACTACATCCAGATGTCGAATGAAGAAAACAACGGCAGCTGCCCGGCTGATCCTGTTCTCGTGATGCAGGCGATGGGCCGAAAAATCGGCTACATCCCGGCTGCCGCTCGATTAGCCGATCCAAATCGGGAAATGCCGCTGCAGATTTATCTGGCTGAGCGAAAAGTCAACATCGAAGAAGTTCGCGAGAACATTAATAAGACACTCAAAGAACACGGCCGGGCGATGGTCGTGGTCAGTGAAGGTCTGGAAATTGATGGGCTGGAAATTCCCGAGGAATTCGTCGTTCGCGATTCCTTCGGCCACGCGATGCTTTCATCGAGTAAGATCACTGTCGGTCAAATGCTGGTTAATGCCCTGAACGAAAAGCCGCTGGCCGTTAAAGGCAAAGCCCGTTGCAATGTTTCCGGTACTCATCAGCGAAACGATATCGTGCACGCTTCCAATGTCGATCTGGCTGAGTCGTATTACGTCGGTCAGAAAGCGGCTTTGCTAGCTGCCAATGGCGAGCATGGTTACATGGCTTCCATCCTGCGTGCGGATCGTGAAAATTACACAATTGAATACGGCAAAGCTCCGCTACCGGAAGTGGCTAACAGCGAACGTCACTTCCCTCAGGAATGGATCACGCCTTGTGGAACCGATGTGACGGACGATTTTATTAAATACGCCCGACCACTCATCGGCGATAACTGGGTGAGCGTTCCGGTGATTGATGGTCGCATTCGACTGGCCCGCATGAAGCCGATTTTTGCGGATCAGAAACTGGATAAATACGTCCCTCAGGCGGATCGTTAA
- a CDS encoding phytanoyl-CoA dioxygenase family protein: MSTSTQTTTESLATRFEREGFLVLNNFVPASFVDRMREVTRRDVETLREPIEFEADVNYPGSPDSLEAPGGQTVRRLRQALSRDPVFQDWVCYPPFVELLIQLVGSPVTCPLAHHNCVMTKQPQFSSDTGWHRDTRFWNFQNGELVNAWLALGQERLENGCLKVIPGSHRMTIGADRLNDKRFLAADHPENQPLFETVQTVELERGDLLLFHALMFHAATRNYSAETKCSVVFTFHGPENSPVPGSKSASFPELILPTP, translated from the coding sequence TTGAGCACTTCAACTCAGACGACAACAGAATCACTCGCCACTCGGTTTGAGCGAGAAGGGTTTCTGGTTCTGAATAATTTTGTGCCCGCCTCTTTTGTCGACCGCATGCGTGAAGTGACTCGCAGGGACGTCGAGACATTGCGGGAACCGATCGAGTTTGAAGCGGATGTGAACTATCCCGGCTCTCCCGATTCTCTCGAAGCCCCCGGCGGTCAAACCGTCCGCAGGCTTCGTCAGGCTCTCTCGCGGGATCCCGTGTTTCAGGATTGGGTTTGTTATCCTCCCTTTGTAGAGCTGCTCATTCAGTTGGTCGGCTCGCCAGTCACCTGTCCGCTGGCTCATCACAACTGTGTGATGACAAAACAACCTCAGTTCAGCAGCGATACCGGCTGGCATCGAGACACCCGGTTCTGGAATTTTCAGAATGGAGAACTCGTGAATGCCTGGCTCGCACTGGGGCAGGAACGCCTGGAAAACGGCTGTCTGAAAGTGATTCCGGGTTCGCATCGGATGACAATCGGAGCGGATCGCCTGAACGATAAACGCTTCCTGGCAGCCGATCATCCTGAAAATCAGCCGCTGTTTGAAACCGTTCAGACCGTCGAACTCGAAAGGGGAGACCTGCTGCTGTTTCATGCACTCATGTTCCATGCCGCGACGCGAAATTACTCGGCAGAAACGAAGTGTTCCGTGGTTTTCACCTTCCATGGCCCTGAAAACAGTCCAGTCCCCGGCTCGAAATCGGCCAGCTTTCCAGAGTTGATATTGCCGACACCCTGA
- the infA gene encoding translation initiation factor IF-1, with product MAKEEAIEVEGTVVEALANTQFRVELENGHLVMAHVAGKMRKHFIRIVPGDKVVVEVSPYDLNRGRITFRER from the coding sequence ATGGCCAAAGAAGAGGCCATTGAGGTCGAAGGAACAGTTGTCGAAGCATTGGCGAATACGCAGTTTCGCGTTGAACTGGAAAATGGACATCTTGTCATGGCACACGTCGCCGGCAAGATGCGGAAGCACTTTATTCGAATCGTCCCCGGCGACAAAGTTGTTGTCGAAGTCTCCCCGTACGATTTGAATCGAGGCCGTATCACGTTCCGTGAGCGTTAA
- the rnhA gene encoding ribonuclease HI has product MTSPTTPPDDTPQVLLFTDGACKGNPGVGGWAYILRHVATGQEREDSGGLAVTTNNQMELQAVIEGLQALSRPVAVEVITDSQYVAKGCTEWMIGWKRNGWKRKVKGQLKPVKNEEQWKALDALLNKHRVKLTWVRGHDGHPENERCDELAVAAAEALR; this is encoded by the coding sequence ATGACGTCTCCCACCACACCACCCGACGATACCCCTCAGGTTCTGCTCTTCACCGACGGAGCCTGCAAAGGCAATCCCGGAGTCGGCGGCTGGGCTTACATACTCCGGCACGTCGCAACGGGTCAGGAACGGGAAGATTCCGGTGGTTTGGCAGTGACGACAAATAACCAGATGGAATTGCAGGCCGTCATTGAGGGTCTGCAGGCTTTATCACGTCCTGTCGCTGTCGAAGTGATTACCGACAGTCAATACGTGGCTAAAGGTTGCACCGAATGGATGATCGGCTGGAAGCGAAACGGTTGGAAGCGAAAAGTTAAAGGTCAGCTCAAACCCGTTAAAAATGAAGAGCAATGGAAAGCACTCGATGCTCTGCTCAATAAGCATCGAGTCAAACTGACCTGGGTCCGCGGACATGATGGTCACCCCGAAAACGAACGCTGCGATGAACTCGCAGTTGCTGCTGCCGAGGCATTGCGGTAG
- a CDS encoding HdeD family acid-resistance protein — protein sequence MNDNITTVSSSEIRLFISKVWWIVLLRGVLVTLLGIYALLNPGLTLVVFTQILGAFILVDGVFAIVAGISGWTESRGWTLARGVLGVLVGIFVFAHPAVVGAIAASVLIILISVQTVTSGVLEIIVAIQKRKAIQGEGWMIFDGVILILLGFLLFLTPFFWGLILIRVFGAFAILFGVIAIVMSFRLRKLGQNSESQAD from the coding sequence ATGAACGACAACATCACTACTGTTTCGTCCTCAGAAATTCGTCTCTTCATTTCCAAGGTCTGGTGGATTGTCTTACTAAGAGGTGTTCTGGTTACGCTGCTTGGGATTTATGCCTTGTTAAATCCGGGGCTTACCCTGGTTGTCTTCACGCAAATCCTGGGAGCCTTCATTCTGGTCGATGGTGTCTTTGCAATCGTTGCTGGAATTTCGGGATGGACAGAATCTCGTGGATGGACTTTGGCTCGCGGTGTTCTCGGAGTGCTGGTCGGCATATTTGTGTTCGCCCACCCGGCAGTGGTTGGAGCTATCGCAGCATCAGTGCTGATCATTCTGATTTCGGTTCAGACTGTGACCAGTGGCGTTCTGGAAATTATTGTCGCCATTCAAAAGCGTAAAGCAATTCAAGGCGAAGGCTGGATGATTTTTGACGGTGTAATATTAATTCTGCTCGGTTTCTTATTGTTTCTAACTCCGTTTTTCTGGGGCCTGATTCTGATACGTGTTTTCGGAGCCTTTGCCATTCTGTTTGGTGTGATCGCAATTGTGATGTCGTTTCGGCTTCGAAAATTAGGGCAGAATTCAGAATCTCAGGCTGACTGA
- a CDS encoding rhomboid family protein, producing the protein MGINNRDYIREDQPGYGGGGSYGSTAPWPVWQKLILITGLVFVGQILIPQFTQWFDLSSSAVLHGQVWRLLTYAFLHDPLSLFHILFNMLILYFFGRRIESMYGGKEFTLFYCTSAIFAGLCFVLWSLFLRDTSPALGASGAVVAIVILYALHFPTEKVYLWGLIAIEMRWLAGFIVIVDLYPVLVQLGGNNPGGNVAHMAHLGGGLFAYIYYTNRIRLSNLTGSFSGLKTNPLRGKSNLKIYREDDNTNLDVEVDRILQKINEQGESSLTKKERKILTQASEKYKNRQL; encoded by the coding sequence ATGGGCATAAATAATCGGGATTATATTCGCGAAGACCAGCCGGGTTATGGCGGCGGAGGAAGTTACGGTTCGACTGCCCCTTGGCCGGTGTGGCAAAAGTTGATCTTGATTACCGGATTGGTGTTTGTCGGCCAGATTCTGATTCCGCAGTTCACTCAATGGTTTGATTTAAGCTCCTCTGCTGTTTTGCATGGTCAAGTCTGGAGATTACTGACGTATGCGTTTCTGCATGACCCTCTTTCGCTGTTTCACATTCTGTTCAATATGCTCATCCTCTACTTCTTTGGACGGCGAATTGAATCGATGTATGGCGGCAAAGAGTTTACGCTCTTTTACTGCACGTCAGCGATTTTTGCGGGACTCTGCTTTGTCCTGTGGTCTCTGTTTCTGCGGGATACCTCCCCAGCATTAGGAGCCTCGGGAGCCGTGGTGGCGATCGTGATTTTGTACGCGCTGCACTTCCCAACAGAAAAGGTGTATTTGTGGGGTCTGATCGCGATCGAAATGCGCTGGCTGGCCGGCTTTATTGTGATTGTCGATCTGTATCCGGTGCTGGTGCAACTGGGTGGCAATAACCCCGGCGGGAATGTCGCTCACATGGCTCACCTTGGCGGAGGCTTATTTGCCTACATTTATTACACCAACCGGATCCGACTCTCGAACCTGACAGGCTCGTTCAGTGGACTAAAAACAAATCCGCTGCGGGGGAAATCGAACCTGAAAATCTATCGGGAAGACGACAACACGAATCTGGATGTCGAGGTCGATCGCATTCTGCAGAAGATCAACGAGCAGGGAGAATCGAGCCTGACGAAAAAAGAACGCAAGATTCTGACCCAGGCGAGCGAGAAGTATAAGAATCGTCAGTTGTAA